From Bifidobacterium longum subsp. longum JCM 1217, one genomic window encodes:
- a CDS encoding serine/threonine-protein kinase, which translates to MDNIPMRPPKLPGYDFVQMLGSGATATVYLYNQRMPARPVAVKASAKTLDPRAAALFNREANFMAKLSSHPYILPVYGAGVTSDGHGYIVIEYAPGGTYNSIMKARSMTCEQVLDLGIKLSSALFTAHRSNIIHHDIKPSNILITSQGLPVLGDFGISTDVYDRTETGFSPPWAPPEVLQHLTNGSEAADIYSLAATLYAMFVGCSPFQHDYHPRSQSELISLIVNQPLPRLNRPDVPADVEAVLRRALNKDPDQRYYSALEFARAMQRVQFAYFGHATPVTVEGMPAYPKDIERRRRATDQRDQITRSSRRWVKPVGITVGILAAITAAALIFAFVVVPRMDSATGSDTKQVATPGTKDDDNNRNNQDDVITDTANAQIPSPENLNGTYAADGSSVTFTWTNPDPQSGDTYAWAIVQGSNTDQSAQTVTTSDPTVTVNAQEGSQTCIQVSIVRKNRQMSVSPAIACAAKPQE; encoded by the coding sequence ATGGACAACATTCCGATGAGACCGCCGAAGCTGCCCGGATATGATTTCGTCCAGATGTTGGGAAGCGGTGCCACCGCCACGGTGTACCTATATAACCAGCGTATGCCCGCACGCCCGGTGGCGGTAAAGGCCAGCGCCAAAACCCTTGACCCACGGGCCGCTGCCCTGTTCAACCGCGAGGCCAACTTCATGGCCAAGCTGTCATCCCACCCGTACATTCTGCCGGTATATGGTGCCGGCGTCACCTCCGATGGCCATGGCTACATCGTCATCGAATATGCGCCGGGCGGCACCTACAACAGCATCATGAAGGCCCGGTCCATGACCTGCGAGCAGGTACTCGACCTCGGCATCAAGCTGTCAAGCGCGCTGTTCACCGCGCATCGCAGCAATATCATCCATCACGACATCAAGCCCAGCAACATTCTCATCACCTCGCAGGGCTTGCCTGTTCTGGGTGATTTCGGTATCTCCACCGATGTGTATGACCGTACCGAAACCGGATTCTCGCCGCCGTGGGCACCGCCTGAAGTGCTTCAGCATCTGACCAATGGTTCGGAAGCCGCCGACATCTATTCACTGGCGGCCACCCTGTACGCCATGTTCGTCGGCTGCTCGCCATTCCAGCACGATTATCACCCGCGTTCGCAATCGGAACTGATTTCGCTGATCGTCAACCAGCCATTGCCTCGCCTCAACCGCCCCGACGTGCCGGCCGATGTGGAAGCGGTGCTGCGCCGGGCCCTGAACAAGGACCCCGACCAGCGGTACTACTCCGCGTTGGAGTTCGCACGTGCCATGCAGCGTGTGCAATTCGCATATTTCGGGCATGCCACTCCCGTTACCGTGGAAGGGATGCCGGCCTATCCCAAAGACATCGAGCGTCGGCGCCGGGCCACGGACCAGCGAGATCAGATCACCCGTTCGTCACGGCGATGGGTCAAACCGGTGGGTATTACCGTCGGTATACTTGCGGCGATCACCGCAGCGGCACTGATATTCGCCTTCGTGGTCGTTCCCCGCATGGACAGCGCCACCGGATCAGATACCAAACAGGTGGCGACGCCCGGCACCAAGGATGATGACAACAACCGCAATAATCAGGATGACGTGATCACCGATACCGCGAACGCCCAGATTCCTTCCCCGGAGAATCTGAACGGCACCTATGCGGCGGATGGGTCATCCGTGACGTTCACCTGGACGAATCCAGACCCGCAAAGCGGTGATACCTATGCGTGGGCCATAGTGCAGGGCAGCAATACCGACCAGAGCGCGCAAACCGTCACAACGTCAGATCCCACGGTGACCGTCAACGCGCAGGAAGGCTCGCAGACCTGCATTCAGGTGTCCATTGTGCGCAAGAACCGCCAGATGTCCGTCAGCCCCGCCATCGCCTGTGCGGCCAAGCCGCAAGAATGA
- a CDS encoding AAA family ATPase, with protein MSENIDDATQLSDTTRLSDSTQLSDSTHLSDATHLASAPHTGTTPSTESAPQSVALPNLPQRPSQAPSEKPSPTTDAASIPAGDDSTVLKPRKGSTPAIPQQATAQSQPQSQPQRQSSKAAQAAASALPASINSGLLPQPTAQVRDFQQSFNALVENVSKVVIGKTIPIKQCVTALMVGGHILLEDNPGTGKTQLARGLANSISTGFKRVQFTPDLLPSDVVGVTFYDQKRGEFEFREGPIFASIVLADEINRASPKTQSALLEVMEEQKVTVDGVTHDVPQPFIVIATQNPIEQLGTYKLPEAQMDRFLIKTSIGYPGHDVSVDILKQVDITDRAQTISPVLSGDDVMRLRQVATEIYVDNAIREYIVRLVEATRHNEKITVGSSMRGALALTRCARIWAAADGRAYVVPDDVKDLAVAVLAHRITLTPEATFDGATPESLIAQVLEDVPSPTIGS; from the coding sequence ATGAGCGAGAACATCGATGACGCGACGCAGTTGTCTGACACGACCCGTCTGTCCGACAGCACGCAGCTATCCGACAGCACGCACTTGTCCGACGCCACGCACCTGGCATCCGCACCACACACCGGCACGACCCCAAGCACCGAGTCGGCGCCGCAGTCCGTTGCGCTGCCTAACCTGCCGCAGCGGCCGTCACAAGCGCCGTCAGAAAAGCCGTCTCCTACTACTGATGCCGCCTCCATTCCTGCGGGCGATGACAGCACCGTGCTCAAGCCGCGCAAGGGATCGACGCCAGCCATCCCGCAGCAGGCCACCGCGCAATCCCAGCCGCAATCACAGCCGCAGCGTCAGTCGAGCAAAGCCGCGCAAGCAGCCGCATCGGCACTGCCCGCCAGCATCAATTCCGGACTACTGCCCCAGCCCACGGCTCAGGTCCGGGATTTCCAGCAGTCCTTCAATGCGCTGGTCGAAAATGTCTCCAAGGTGGTTATCGGCAAGACCATCCCTATCAAGCAATGCGTCACCGCACTGATGGTCGGTGGCCATATTCTGCTTGAAGACAACCCCGGCACCGGTAAGACCCAGTTGGCCCGAGGCTTGGCCAATTCCATTTCCACCGGTTTCAAGCGTGTTCAGTTCACGCCCGATCTGCTGCCTTCGGATGTGGTGGGTGTGACTTTCTACGATCAGAAGCGCGGAGAATTTGAGTTCCGCGAAGGCCCGATTTTCGCCTCCATCGTGCTGGCCGATGAGATCAACCGTGCATCGCCGAAGACGCAGTCCGCACTTCTGGAGGTTATGGAAGAGCAGAAAGTCACCGTTGACGGCGTCACACATGATGTGCCGCAGCCGTTTATCGTGATTGCAACCCAGAACCCCATCGAGCAGCTCGGTACCTATAAGCTGCCTGAGGCGCAGATGGACCGATTCCTTATCAAGACGTCAATCGGCTACCCGGGCCATGATGTGTCCGTCGATATCCTCAAGCAGGTCGATATCACCGACCGTGCGCAGACCATTTCCCCGGTGCTGAGCGGTGACGATGTCATGCGGCTGCGTCAGGTGGCCACCGAAATCTATGTGGATAATGCGATTCGTGAATACATCGTCAGGCTCGTCGAGGCGACCCGCCACAACGAGAAGATCACGGTCGGCTCCTCCATGCGTGGCGCTTTGGCACTGACCCGATGCGCCCGTATCTGGGCCGCGGCCGATGGCCGTGCCTACGTGGTGCCGGATGACGTCAAGGACCTTGCAGTGGCCGTGCTCGCACACCGTATCACGCTGACTCCGGAAGCCACCTTCGATGGCGCGACTCCGGAAAGCCTGATCGCACAGGTGCTCGAAGACGTTCCCTCCCCCACCATCGGTTCCTGA
- a CDS encoding Ig-like domain-containing protein has product MATSSQSYDRRRRISAALRRLMPSGGHTWTVPVITLLLLLGLVAGAVIMSTVTRRHVQLDDGTVWVTSLKNQKAARFNVKNKEADAGVSSSAPRFDIAQHNGDTILTETTKASTIKASTVSTGVKTDIKASTTTVVGGDTAALINEKTGNVWTGLSENLDSVTPTTSDPKIKLGEGGRIAVTHDGKVYGYRPSDGMVLRLDNPSSANVKTLESLTDGKQQTVESFTVIGSTPVIATGKTVIFKGGRVDVDTTGTLTLQEPPTDDIQSDWVAAASPRGLALIPLKSNAKANFIANGGKANPARPVSSKGCVYSAWSQKASNYIRACSPTDTSVKPQTLESVNTTSELVFRTNHRLVVLNDTVNGNVWNPEDSTKVIKIQWNKIQTEQTEKEQQNNDSANNHHDFSKTCSAQSGQIKAEDDEIGARAGSEQILDALRNDEQTDCSVLKITKVGAPNNKDVTISPIYDGRYLQLDASAASAGTVTFTYDISDGRGQTSSATVTVTLNDGGNHAPVQFDTPPEIDVEQGASYTANALSSFNDPDGDPLTLVSAVAQNTDQVQVSTRADGQLTFNTGALASGRVGVEVTVSDGTATGTGMVYFSVKPANTLAAVIDPVAKTTVPNTDTVVKLSSYVHGTSLQPAQLTQVDTPNGASTTTNAADMSLTFKATNPGTYYVPYIITQGSIPATGLARVEVQPATGEAAKPVAANDVALLGADNTAIVEPLTNDVDPMGGVLSVTTVSAPADSGIKVGLVSHKRVYITARQVPTKPVALTYTVANASGTAKGTIVLQPPALATSNSVPKASNINAQVRTDGIVSVDVLDHVAYSDGTTVKLKNNLQYDKGTFKGLAFVSGDTVRYQASSETGNFPITYTVEDNLGNVASANITITVHKSDAASKAAPTPHDAEAQVAAGQKVRIPITLTGIDTDGDDNQLLGLGNKAPTLGRISEVGSDYLVYEAYPDSSGTDTFSYAVEDWTGQRAQAQIRVGVFQGSSDSGVYARDDEITLRPNTAATVPVAQNDISGDNTNLTVDKHVEVQGLDGVSVKDNMLSFTTPDSATTDYIAYTVKDKAGLSDTATLTVNVDPSAAIEPPTAYDYRVPSAATIDKKSVDVDVSQWIANPSGTANELKVGVHPSASAHAHVKGGEHSTTITVDLTSQARAVPYTVTNTKYNITSTAFIQVPAYGVFPPTLRPKAPELKVNSRETIEININDYVRVGAGKEPYIESADSVSATKASNSDFYVNDKTLKFTAAKDYAGPASITFTAVDGKQGSDKTKIINSAVITLQITVIGRDVPPPTFSSSTIDVEAGADPKTVDLTALTHAPSGVYDDEKQYTYSGGSSSSRQITANLSRSGSLQVSATKDAAPGTTASVPVQIAYGAGTVNAGVTVRVVSSTRPLTRVGDKTLKIKAGASDAVNVLTGAYNPFPDSSLTVISCKADDAAKLTIAGCDASGNITIAVASDVGASTNTVLVTVQDGTKSKDREVTASITVSVIDKPEPPLLSPVAGEPQDSAVSLTWTPGAANGSPITNYKVSWTGAVTGEKDCGAVTSCQVTGLKNGKTYSFTVAARNDVGWSKPSTAVEATPDKVPSAPTDVTITGGNKTARVTWKAPSGDFSAVDNYSVTVTGAGAPQTKETGNTATELSFTFNNNDISDGTAITATVKAHNKINWSAESAASPSEKIWGDPDAPNIALSNDDTTVTAKVTLGNNRNAGCRRISLGGDVKDTIDCSDSGATFDINENDLNTREITVTATVVPQRDASSGTGKSSFVPQYKVQPPTDVYTTGSGSTCTVHWTKQGHAQSYSVTADGIDSGTATNRNSLDFRMSPWAKCNTASVQQVFNGATSDAVTGGPHNGAPYTYEKKAVINKPQELRWSDNAHVINVTGGSVDVYGKSATVQIIINGQPFTWNSGQPLDVTDLAVAADGNYAWSVKVTGGPGYSGLDNTADGGSVAGTRPSDSSEGTKSLKSGTDVTTLAKNPWILGFGNTPISSTTIHKQ; this is encoded by the coding sequence ATGGCCACATCGTCCCAGTCATACGATCGTCGCCGACGCATCAGCGCGGCTTTGCGCCGCCTTATGCCCTCCGGAGGGCATACGTGGACGGTTCCCGTAATCACGCTCCTGCTGCTTCTGGGACTTGTTGCCGGCGCGGTGATCATGAGCACCGTCACGCGCCGCCATGTGCAACTGGACGATGGCACCGTATGGGTCACTTCGCTGAAAAACCAGAAGGCCGCACGATTCAACGTAAAGAACAAGGAGGCCGACGCCGGCGTCTCCTCCTCCGCCCCACGATTCGACATCGCACAGCATAATGGCGACACCATCCTGACCGAAACGACCAAAGCCTCCACCATCAAGGCATCCACGGTCAGCACCGGTGTCAAGACCGACATCAAAGCCAGCACCACCACTGTGGTCGGCGGGGATACCGCAGCCCTGATCAACGAGAAGACCGGCAATGTGTGGACCGGCTTGTCGGAAAACCTTGATTCCGTGACCCCCACCACTTCCGATCCGAAAATAAAGCTGGGCGAGGGCGGGCGCATCGCAGTAACCCACGATGGCAAAGTCTACGGATACCGTCCATCCGACGGTATGGTGCTGCGTCTTGACAATCCCAGCAGCGCCAACGTCAAAACCCTCGAATCGCTGACCGACGGCAAGCAGCAGACCGTTGAAAGCTTTACCGTCATCGGGAGCACGCCGGTAATCGCAACCGGCAAAACCGTCATATTCAAGGGCGGCCGCGTCGATGTCGACACGACCGGCACCCTCACCCTTCAGGAGCCTCCCACCGATGACATACAGTCCGATTGGGTGGCCGCGGCATCACCGAGAGGCCTTGCGCTTATCCCGTTGAAGTCCAATGCCAAGGCGAATTTCATAGCCAACGGGGGCAAGGCGAATCCGGCACGACCGGTATCGTCCAAGGGCTGCGTGTACTCGGCTTGGAGCCAGAAGGCCAGCAACTACATTCGCGCCTGCTCCCCCACGGATACCAGCGTCAAGCCGCAAACCCTCGAATCCGTCAATACTACTTCCGAATTGGTGTTCCGCACCAACCATCGCCTTGTGGTGCTCAACGACACGGTTAACGGCAATGTGTGGAACCCTGAGGATTCCACCAAAGTCATCAAAATACAGTGGAACAAAATACAGACCGAGCAGACCGAGAAAGAACAGCAGAACAACGACTCGGCCAACAACCACCACGACTTCTCCAAGACCTGTTCCGCACAATCCGGCCAAATCAAAGCCGAGGATGATGAAATCGGCGCACGAGCCGGTTCGGAACAGATTCTCGACGCGCTGCGCAATGACGAGCAGACCGATTGTTCCGTACTGAAAATCACCAAGGTTGGCGCACCAAACAACAAAGACGTCACCATTTCGCCGATTTACGACGGCCGGTATCTGCAACTCGATGCCTCCGCCGCATCCGCAGGCACCGTTACCTTTACTTACGATATTTCCGATGGTCGCGGCCAGACCTCTTCCGCCACGGTGACCGTAACCCTGAATGATGGAGGCAACCACGCTCCCGTACAGTTCGACACTCCTCCCGAGATCGATGTGGAGCAGGGAGCCAGTTATACCGCCAATGCGCTGAGCAGCTTCAACGATCCGGATGGAGACCCGCTCACTCTGGTCTCCGCTGTGGCCCAGAACACCGACCAGGTGCAGGTGTCCACCCGAGCCGACGGCCAGCTTACGTTCAACACCGGTGCGCTGGCGTCGGGACGTGTGGGCGTCGAGGTCACCGTCTCCGACGGCACGGCAACCGGCACCGGCATGGTGTATTTCTCGGTCAAGCCCGCGAACACCTTGGCCGCGGTCATCGACCCGGTAGCGAAAACCACCGTTCCCAACACGGATACCGTCGTCAAGCTGTCCTCTTATGTGCATGGCACTTCCTTGCAGCCGGCACAACTGACTCAGGTGGATACGCCCAACGGCGCTTCGACGACCACCAATGCGGCGGATATGTCGTTGACGTTCAAGGCCACCAATCCCGGCACCTATTATGTGCCCTACATCATTACTCAAGGTTCGATTCCGGCCACCGGATTGGCTCGAGTCGAGGTGCAGCCCGCCACCGGCGAGGCCGCCAAACCGGTTGCCGCCAACGATGTCGCCCTGCTTGGCGCGGATAATACCGCCATTGTGGAGCCGCTCACCAATGACGTCGATCCGATGGGCGGTGTGCTGTCCGTCACCACGGTGAGCGCACCGGCCGACTCCGGCATCAAGGTTGGTCTCGTCAGCCATAAGCGCGTGTATATCACCGCGCGTCAGGTGCCCACGAAGCCCGTCGCCCTTACCTACACCGTGGCCAACGCCTCCGGAACCGCCAAGGGCACCATCGTGTTGCAGCCGCCGGCTCTGGCCACCTCGAATTCAGTGCCCAAGGCCAGCAATATCAATGCCCAGGTGCGTACCGACGGCATCGTGTCCGTGGATGTGCTTGACCATGTGGCCTACTCGGATGGCACCACGGTCAAACTCAAGAACAACCTGCAATACGACAAGGGGACGTTCAAGGGTCTGGCCTTCGTCTCTGGAGACACGGTCCGCTACCAAGCATCCAGCGAGACCGGCAACTTCCCCATCACCTATACGGTTGAAGACAATCTGGGTAATGTGGCTTCCGCCAATATCACCATTACCGTGCATAAGAGCGACGCAGCGAGCAAGGCCGCGCCAACCCCGCATGACGCCGAAGCGCAGGTTGCCGCCGGGCAGAAGGTCCGCATCCCCATCACACTGACCGGCATAGACACGGATGGCGACGACAATCAGCTGTTGGGTCTGGGCAACAAGGCACCCACGCTGGGCCGCATATCCGAAGTCGGTTCCGACTACTTGGTCTATGAAGCGTATCCGGATTCGTCCGGCACCGACACCTTCTCCTATGCCGTGGAGGATTGGACCGGTCAGCGCGCACAGGCGCAGATCCGCGTGGGCGTATTCCAAGGATCGTCCGACTCCGGCGTATACGCCAGGGATGACGAAATCACGTTGAGGCCCAATACGGCCGCAACCGTGCCGGTCGCGCAGAACGACATCTCCGGCGACAACACCAATCTGACCGTCGACAAGCATGTCGAGGTCCAAGGTCTCGACGGGGTGAGCGTGAAAGACAATATGCTCTCCTTCACCACGCCCGACAGCGCCACCACCGACTATATCGCCTACACGGTCAAAGACAAGGCCGGCTTGTCCGATACGGCCACCCTCACGGTAAACGTGGATCCGAGTGCCGCCATCGAGCCGCCTACCGCCTACGACTATCGTGTGCCGTCCGCCGCCACCATCGATAAGAAGTCCGTGGATGTGGATGTTTCCCAGTGGATCGCCAATCCTTCCGGCACAGCCAATGAGCTCAAGGTCGGCGTGCATCCCTCCGCCAGCGCTCACGCTCACGTCAAGGGCGGCGAGCATTCGACCACCATCACCGTCGACCTGACGTCACAGGCGCGAGCCGTGCCTTACACGGTGACCAATACGAAATACAACATCACCTCCACCGCGTTCATCCAGGTACCGGCCTATGGTGTCTTTCCGCCCACGCTGCGTCCCAAGGCACCGGAATTGAAGGTCAACTCGCGCGAGACCATTGAAATCAACATCAATGACTATGTCCGCGTCGGCGCCGGCAAGGAACCGTATATCGAAAGCGCTGATTCCGTCAGCGCCACCAAGGCTTCCAACTCCGATTTCTACGTGAACGACAAGACCCTGAAGTTCACTGCGGCAAAAGACTACGCAGGCCCCGCCTCCATTACCTTTACCGCTGTGGATGGCAAGCAGGGATCGGATAAGACCAAGATCATCAATTCCGCAGTGATCACTCTCCAGATCACGGTGATAGGCCGCGATGTGCCGCCGCCCACGTTCTCGTCCTCCACTATTGATGTCGAGGCGGGCGCGGACCCCAAGACCGTTGATCTGACGGCGCTCACCCATGCACCGTCCGGCGTGTATGACGACGAAAAGCAATACACGTATTCCGGTGGAAGCTCATCATCCAGGCAAATCACCGCAAACCTGTCCCGTTCCGGTAGCTTGCAGGTTTCCGCCACCAAGGATGCCGCTCCTGGCACCACCGCGTCCGTTCCCGTGCAAATCGCATACGGCGCGGGCACCGTGAATGCCGGTGTGACCGTGCGCGTAGTGTCTTCGACCCGTCCGCTGACACGCGTCGGCGACAAGACGTTGAAGATCAAGGCCGGTGCCAGCGATGCCGTGAACGTGCTTACCGGCGCGTACAATCCGTTCCCCGATTCCTCGCTGACCGTCATCAGCTGCAAGGCGGATGACGCCGCCAAACTCACCATCGCCGGATGCGATGCCTCCGGAAACATCACCATCGCCGTCGCATCCGATGTAGGTGCTTCCACGAACACCGTGCTCGTCACCGTGCAAGACGGCACCAAGTCCAAGGATCGTGAAGTCACCGCATCGATTACCGTGTCCGTGATCGACAAGCCCGAGCCGCCACTGCTCTCCCCCGTAGCCGGGGAACCGCAGGACAGCGCGGTCAGCCTCACATGGACGCCCGGTGCCGCCAATGGCAGCCCGATCACCAACTACAAGGTCAGTTGGACCGGTGCCGTCACCGGAGAGAAGGATTGCGGTGCCGTCACCTCATGCCAGGTCACTGGTCTGAAGAACGGCAAAACCTATTCCTTCACCGTCGCCGCGCGAAATGACGTCGGCTGGTCCAAGCCGTCCACCGCCGTCGAAGCCACACCGGACAAGGTGCCGTCCGCTCCCACCGATGTTACGATCACAGGTGGCAATAAAACCGCCAGGGTGACGTGGAAAGCGCCGAGCGGTGATTTCAGCGCCGTCGACAACTATTCAGTGACCGTCACCGGTGCAGGTGCTCCGCAGACCAAGGAAACCGGCAATACGGCCACCGAGCTGTCGTTTACGTTCAACAACAACGACATTTCCGATGGCACCGCCATTACGGCGACCGTCAAAGCCCATAACAAAATCAATTGGAGTGCCGAGTCCGCCGCATCGCCGTCAGAGAAGATCTGGGGAGACCCGGATGCGCCGAACATTGCGTTGTCGAACGACGACACCACGGTAACGGCGAAAGTCACTCTCGGCAATAACCGCAATGCCGGCTGCCGGCGAATTTCCTTGGGAGGAGACGTCAAGGACACCATCGATTGCAGTGACAGTGGCGCTACGTTCGATATCAATGAGAACGATTTGAACACCCGGGAAATCACCGTAACGGCCACCGTGGTGCCGCAGCGCGATGCTTCCTCCGGCACGGGCAAGAGCAGCTTTGTCCCGCAGTACAAGGTCCAGCCGCCCACTGACGTCTACACCACCGGATCCGGCAGTACATGCACCGTGCATTGGACCAAGCAGGGACATGCGCAGTCCTACAGCGTGACTGCCGATGGCATCGATTCCGGTACAGCTACTAACCGGAACTCACTCGACTTCCGAATGAGTCCTTGGGCCAAATGCAACACCGCATCGGTGCAACAGGTGTTCAACGGCGCTACCAGCGACGCCGTCACCGGAGGCCCGCACAATGGCGCTCCTTACACCTATGAGAAGAAGGCTGTAATCAACAAACCGCAGGAGCTGCGCTGGTCAGACAACGCTCACGTCATTAACGTCACCGGCGGTTCGGTTGATGTCTATGGCAAGTCGGCCACTGTACAAATCATCATCAATGGCCAACCGTTCACGTGGAACTCCGGCCAGCCATTGGATGTCACCGACTTGGCCGTGGCCGCCGATGGCAACTACGCGTGGAGCGTCAAAGTCACCGGCGGGCCGGGATACTCCGGTCTCGACAACACTGCGGACGGAGGCAGCGTCGCGGGCACACGTCCCTCTGACTCCTCGGAGGGGACCAAGTCGCTCAAATCCGGTACCGATGTCACCACTTTGGCCAAGAACCCCTGGATTCTTGGTTTCGGCAATACCCCAATATCGTCAACCACCATTCACAAGCAGTAG